One region of Candidatus Saccharibacteria bacterium genomic DNA includes:
- a CDS encoding transposase — MPSTDIVRDMRTIIQNKLLSNVPKKWHKQFQFGLQAYSLQTFQSATGNARRVETNVNTAARKSERLLANQNLANHLGRVFDCLGLVKPSSLVNVDHSDMNGLMALVGALQTRLGRAIPCFVETTYSDRLSARKDASPRKRALRKARAEERQFRSLTGHTIDALQDFADRLGFWPKLVFDRGFGNESIVTHLVAEGATFYIRVKAGRYVEFDGQRQKIQDLTEKDTTVWLYGLSLRVVRSRKDGKSDEPWYILTNDMTSSRTKLVRIYYHRFEIEESFKDLKHVLEFRRTRLNKPNSLKVILWLMFLGIALLYIATKPSKQYQHPNPKKRTSWIRSALEQLHQAYGLLLWGGG; from the coding sequence ATGCCGTCAACAGATATTGTACGTGACATGCGTACTATCATTCAAAACAAACTGCTCTCGAACGTGCCCAAGAAGTGGCATAAACAGTTTCAGTTTGGCCTACAAGCATACAGTCTACAGACGTTCCAAAGTGCGACGGGCAACGCCCGTCGAGTAGAGACTAATGTCAATACAGCTGCTCGCAAGAGTGAGCGGTTGCTTGCCAACCAGAACTTAGCTAACCATCTCGGTAGGGTATTTGACTGTCTGGGCTTGGTAAAGCCAAGTAGTCTGGTCAACGTCGACCACTCTGACATGAACGGTCTCATGGCGCTGGTGGGAGCGCTGCAAACCAGGCTTGGCCGAGCCATTCCTTGCTTTGTGGAAACCACCTACTCTGACCGTCTTAGTGCACGAAAAGATGCCTCACCCAGGAAGCGAGCATTGCGAAAAGCTAGAGCCGAGGAACGCCAGTTTCGGAGCCTGACTGGCCATACTATTGATGCCCTCCAAGACTTTGCAGACCGCTTGGGCTTCTGGCCCAAGCTGGTATTTGATCGAGGGTTCGGTAACGAATCGATTGTGACCCACTTGGTTGCTGAGGGTGCCACTTTTTACATACGGGTCAAAGCTGGCAGGTATGTCGAGTTTGACGGCCAGAGACAGAAGATCCAAGACCTAACGGAGAAAGACACCACTGTCTGGTTGTATGGGCTCAGCTTGCGAGTTGTCCGCTCGCGTAAGGACGGGAAGAGTGACGAACCCTGGTACATTCTGACCAATGACATGACCAGTAGCCGCACCAAACTTGTCCGGATTTACTACCATCGGTTCGAGATTGAGGAGAGTTTCAAAGACCTCAAACATGTCCTTGAGTTTCGTCGTACCCGCCTCAACAAACCCAACAGTTTAAAAGTTATCCTGTGGCTAATGTTCCTTGGCATTGCCTTGCTGTACATAGCTACCAAACCAAGCAAACAATACCAACACCCGAACCCCAAGAAACGCACTTCTTGGATTAGAAGTGCACTTGAACAATTACACCAGGCCTATGGCCTGCTGCTCTGGGGTGGGGGTTGA
- a CDS encoding P1 family peptidase: MDNKTLTAIKGVKVGHATDVDNLTGCTVVLFEKDYPVAYTSNGGTPRTYDTTTLEQGKSFYRKHALFIADGAHLGLETAAYIAEALRDRNVGYTIGKNIIPSISGACVQSLGMYVAKINPKFGIDAVNNATTEPVQSGNVGAGTGTTVGKFSFNPGGVNMCMKAGVGSAKIELGGGVIVTALTVVNAMGNIIGEDGAIIAGNRHDNDDSKYRTFEGFSNYITEKSNTTISIVGINVTLNTQEDLRRVAEIATHGQVRAINPVNTSLDGDTVFAFSTEELAPHLSHIGAVIEDGDWYKLYVDVIAQAAARAVQKSIYDACYSAESILYKYAHEGKIPSDKAHSESNS, encoded by the coding sequence ATGGATAATAAAACTCTGACAGCTATTAAAGGCGTGAAAGTTGGTCACGCAACAGACGTAGATAATTTGACGGGTTGCACGGTCGTTCTCTTCGAAAAAGACTATCCCGTCGCCTATACATCCAATGGCGGCACACCTAGAACGTACGACACGACAACCCTTGAACAAGGTAAATCATTTTATCGGAAGCATGCTTTGTTCATCGCCGATGGCGCGCACCTTGGCCTGGAAACTGCTGCGTACATAGCAGAAGCACTACGTGATCGTAATGTTGGCTACACGATTGGTAAAAACATCATACCGTCTATTTCTGGCGCATGCGTTCAGTCGCTCGGCATGTACGTAGCAAAAATAAATCCAAAGTTTGGTATCGATGCAGTCAATAACGCAACAACCGAGCCTGTGCAATCTGGAAATGTCGGCGCTGGTACTGGTACGACAGTCGGTAAGTTCTCATTTAACCCTGGCGGAGTCAACATGTGCATGAAGGCCGGAGTTGGTTCAGCAAAAATTGAACTTGGCGGCGGCGTCATCGTTACGGCACTGACTGTAGTAAACGCCATGGGAAACATTATTGGCGAAGATGGTGCTATCATCGCTGGCAATAGGCATGACAATGACGACTCAAAATACAGGACATTTGAAGGATTTAGCAACTACATTACAGAAAAATCAAATACCACAATCTCCATCGTTGGTATAAACGTTACACTAAACACACAAGAAGACTTACGGCGCGTTGCCGAGATCGCGACACACGGTCAGGTGCGAGCTATCAACCCGGTCAATACTTCGCTAGATGGCGATACGGTATTCGCTTTCTCGACCGAAGAACTTGCTCCACATCTTTCGCACATTGGTGCGGTAATTGAAGATGGCGATTGGTACAAACTATATGTCGATGTGATTGCTCAAGCAGCAGCAAGAGCTGTTCAGAAGAGTATTTACGACGCCTGCTATTCGGCGGAATCGATACTGTATAAATATGCCCATGAAGGCAAAATACCGTCTGATAAAGCACATTCTGAATCGAATTCTTAA
- a CDS encoding IS110 family transposase encodes MTFFIGCDTAKAKLDIAVVNSVGREMPELTATILNEPRDVATMLLTLSGAYPDDEFVCVVEATGCYHLAFADACFDLGIVCRVYNPLITKQQIRASVRGKKTDRTDALMIARLGLRGEGRPYTPDPYKTTKYYGRGCQRLSVLNSSFRQYKNHFSALVDDTMSDELREVLDGVQVAIKEARAQLYKDLAVSADGIVFRRLQTIPGIGPYVAASIIGEVQDMRRFTTTKSIIAYAGLDPRIKQSGKSLNSTGRLTKRGSSYLRRSLFIAANIARQHDPYFQALYDKKRAEGKRYTVANCVVARKLLTIARAVWITEKNYDLSFWD; translated from the coding sequence ATGACCTTTTTTATTGGCTGTGATACGGCTAAAGCGAAGCTAGATATCGCCGTGGTTAATTCTGTGGGGCGTGAAATGCCCGAGTTAACAGCAACCATACTAAACGAACCGAGAGACGTCGCTACTATGCTCTTGACGCTTTCTGGTGCGTATCCCGACGATGAGTTCGTCTGTGTGGTGGAAGCTACTGGATGCTACCACTTGGCGTTTGCTGATGCGTGTTTCGATCTCGGTATCGTCTGTCGCGTTTACAATCCACTCATTACTAAACAGCAGATTAGAGCATCGGTACGAGGGAAGAAAACCGATCGAACCGACGCTCTCATGATCGCCCGACTAGGACTACGTGGCGAAGGTAGGCCATATACACCCGATCCGTACAAAACCACCAAGTATTATGGTCGTGGCTGCCAACGACTATCTGTGTTGAACAGCTCGTTCCGGCAATACAAAAACCACTTCAGTGCGCTCGTTGACGATACAATGAGCGATGAGCTGAGAGAAGTGCTTGACGGTGTTCAGGTAGCCATCAAAGAAGCACGGGCGCAGCTCTACAAAGACTTAGCGGTTTCGGCGGATGGTATAGTTTTTCGCCGGCTTCAAACTATACCGGGCATCGGACCGTACGTAGCTGCCAGTATTATTGGTGAGGTACAAGACATGCGACGTTTTACTACTACCAAGTCTATTATTGCTTATGCTGGACTCGACCCTCGCATTAAGCAAAGCGGCAAAAGCTTAAACAGCACGGGGCGGTTAACGAAACGCGGTTCCAGCTATCTTAGACGGAGCTTATTCATAGCCGCTAACATAGCCAGACAACACGACCCATACTTCCAGGCGCTGTATGACAAGAAAAGAGCTGAGGGTAAGCGGTACACGGTCGCCAACTGCGTTGTTGCGCGGAAGCTCCTCACTATTGCGAGAGCGGTATGGATCACCGAGAAAAATTACGACCTCAGTTTTTGGGATTAA
- a CDS encoding DNA translocase FtsK: MNDDTTLQFLVGTTDDGKTVYGDFKKSGHFISSGHVGSGHASYDEAAFVTNLLQNYSPDELQFVMIDPKQVQLTPYEGISYLWRPLSLTPEDAKSAVTDLIEEMDRRFELFADAKMNKIAEYNAKTEDKLPFIILLCTEIADLMMVDNKFYGDAFNKIWMLGQAVGIHMYIATQRPSEDVLPGELMGGVSGRLVFAVASASDSEWLLGDSGAEKITGQGRLIFAESVVAPKQNVMAAYVSDEEVIREVNRIKDLEK; encoded by the coding sequence ATGAATGATGACACGACCCTTCAGTTCCTCGTAGGCACTACCGACGACGGCAAAACAGTTTACGGAGACTTTAAAAAATCAGGTCACTTTATATCGTCTGGACATGTGGGATCAGGGCATGCAAGCTACGACGAAGCAGCCTTCGTCACAAATCTGCTACAAAACTACTCACCTGATGAATTGCAGTTCGTCATGATTGATCCTAAGCAAGTACAACTGACTCCATATGAGGGTATCTCGTATTTGTGGCGACCGCTATCTCTTACGCCCGAAGATGCAAAGTCTGCAGTAACCGACTTGATAGAAGAGATGGATAGACGATTCGAACTATTTGCTGATGCTAAAATGAACAAAATTGCTGAGTACAACGCAAAGACCGAAGACAAGCTCCCGTTTATCATCCTACTTTGCACCGAGATTGCTGATTTGATGATGGTAGATAACAAGTTCTATGGTGATGCGTTCAACAAAATCTGGATGCTGGGCCAGGCAGTTGGAATTCATATGTATATCGCAACACAGCGTCCAAGCGAGGATGTGCTTCCAGGTGAATTGATGGGTGGCGTATCTGGCCGACTTGTATTTGCAGTAGCGTCTGCTTCTGACAGTGAATGGCTACTAGGCGACTCGGGTGCAGAAAAAATTACAGGGCAAGGTCGCCTCATATTTGCCGAATCAGTTGTAGCGCCGAAACAGAATGTTATGGCCGCCTATGTCTCTGACGAGGAAGTCATTAGAGAAGTTAATCGGATAAAAGACCTCGAAAAATAG
- a CDS encoding ATP-binding protein, translated as MIPREQYLQTLRQFKDKDVIKIATGVRRCGKSTLFALFQDELRQSGVKDSQIITINFESPRYMLENINWRDLWQDITERLKGVKHAYVFLDEIQTVPEFEKLVDGLYVEPNIDLYVTGSNAYFLSSELSTVLSGRYIEIKMLPLSLAEYATAFPKQTDRQKLYSDYVNFGSFPYVPTLLKEGEAAVDTYLQGIYETVLYKDIIARLNTEDETKMLNLVKFTMDNIGNTTSPRKIADTMTSNGDKISHPTVDSYLNALTKSFLLYQVDRYDVKGKKLLQRYSKYYLVDIGLRQMILGRTMSGDRGHILENIVFLELLRRNRHVWIGKNNDTEIDFVVQTNSGDTEYYQVAETMLGPETRDRETRPLQNIKDHFPKFILTMDAGEYSDSGIRQLNAIDWLLGEDR; from the coding sequence ATGATCCCACGCGAACAATATCTGCAAACACTACGTCAGTTTAAAGACAAAGACGTGATCAAAATTGCCACAGGCGTGCGCCGTTGTGGTAAGTCAACATTATTTGCGTTATTTCAGGATGAACTTCGTCAATCAGGTGTCAAAGACTCCCAGATTATCACCATAAACTTCGAGTCGCCACGCTACATGCTCGAAAACATCAATTGGCGTGACCTCTGGCAGGATATCACCGAGCGGCTAAAGGGCGTCAAACATGCCTATGTCTTCCTGGACGAAATCCAAACCGTACCAGAGTTTGAAAAACTCGTCGACGGACTTTATGTCGAGCCAAATATCGACCTATACGTCACCGGTTCAAACGCCTACTTTTTATCATCTGAGCTTTCGACCGTGCTGTCGGGGCGTTATATCGAGATCAAAATGCTGCCGCTATCACTTGCCGAGTACGCCACGGCATTTCCAAAGCAAACCGACCGTCAAAAACTCTACAGCGACTACGTCAACTTCGGCTCGTTTCCGTATGTCCCAACCCTTCTCAAAGAAGGTGAAGCAGCGGTCGACACCTATTTGCAAGGCATCTACGAAACGGTTCTGTATAAGGATATCATCGCTCGGCTAAACACTGAGGACGAGACCAAAATGCTCAATCTCGTCAAATTCACCATGGACAACATCGGCAACACCACCTCGCCGCGCAAAATTGCCGACACGATGACCAGCAACGGCGACAAGATATCCCACCCCACCGTCGACTCATATCTAAATGCCCTGACCAAAAGCTTTTTGCTGTACCAAGTGGATCGCTACGACGTGAAGGGCAAAAAACTCCTGCAGCGCTATAGTAAATACTACCTGGTTGATATCGGCCTGCGCCAGATGATACTGGGACGAACCATGAGCGGTGACCGTGGGCATATCCTCGAAAATATCGTCTTTTTGGAACTGCTGCGCCGTAACCGCCACGTTTGGATAGGCAAAAACAACGATACCGAAATCGACTTTGTTGTCCAGACCAATAGCGGCGATACCGAATACTACCAAGTCGCCGAAACGATGCTAGGTCCCGAGACACGCGACCGCGAGACCCGTCCCCTCCAAAACATCAAAGACCACTTTCCAAAGTTCATCCTCACCATGGACGCCGGGGAGTATAGCGATAGTGGCATACGACAGCTAAATGCCATTGACTGGCTACTTGGCGAGGACCGTTGA
- a CDS encoding ATP-binding protein, whose amino-acid sequence MSKNIVDLIKFRQSALDNSSKDDVLEISHLFRDSIDPERFFSESYFTEGIDVLLKTAFARFAGQDDHGVVKLTQNMGGGKTHSMITLGLLAKHPEHRKRFLGDNSFEGDVRVIGFTGRQTDTNLGIWGELAKQLGKEEDFKEYYNPQFAAPGSEAWITMLQGAPTLILLDEIPPYLVNAKSKTVGNSDLSQVTGIALSNLFNALNDSRLANVLIVVADLAGSHAEGSEMIKEVIKNLGSEMRRVSLDLTPVNNQSNELVEILKTKLIEVMPSEDAIREVADEYKKVLTEAKQMGLVNVEPAQFASLIVKNYPFHPSFIDLYNRFKENEGFQQTRGVIRLVRSMVQDIHETKANLQLISPQDINLSNQRLRTEIEQLNPSLAPATRHDIHNLDGNSVAQLNSAKRGDVLVEDVARLLLVSSLSSVPNGLKGLNETEITAIIARPGVKVTDIRSAREQLYGEAWYLATDKDNRLFFQQNQNLNAQLKALVESYDEESARKEVRAYLESELKPTVGDLYQKVQVFPGIEEFDINAKQVTLIVTEPSHFEEGLSHEVRQYWSEHSYKNRFLFMSGERQTWDSLIEAFKELKAVNTVISVMIDERASESDPQYKKAIDKRDKTYIQITSAVRETFITLYFPRGDNSGDRLDKTEISFQFTGNNFDAEKQIRAALIEERKFSTSQDIESASFRDKVEERLFGSQQKEINWNDLLNNAAANCSWSWHLTEQPKFRGSLHPTVLTASHPYLHLQAQAAASTPSCELVEVVIFEP is encoded by the coding sequence GTGAGCAAAAATATTGTGGATCTTATTAAATTTCGTCAGTCAGCACTCGATAACTCGTCGAAAGACGACGTCCTAGAAATCAGCCATTTATTCCGAGACAGTATCGACCCCGAACGATTTTTTAGCGAAAGCTACTTTACCGAAGGTATCGACGTTCTGCTCAAAACCGCCTTTGCCCGCTTTGCCGGTCAGGACGACCACGGTGTCGTAAAGCTCACCCAAAACATGGGTGGTGGTAAAACCCACAGCATGATTACCCTGGGCTTGCTTGCAAAACACCCCGAACACCGCAAGCGATTCCTCGGCGACAACTCATTTGAAGGCGACGTACGAGTTATCGGCTTTACCGGCCGTCAAACCGACACCAACCTCGGTATCTGGGGCGAACTCGCCAAACAGCTCGGCAAAGAAGAAGACTTCAAAGAATACTACAATCCACAATTTGCTGCACCTGGCTCCGAAGCCTGGATTACCATGCTCCAGGGTGCGCCAACGCTTATTTTGCTCGACGAGATCCCTCCCTACCTCGTGAACGCCAAGTCAAAAACTGTCGGCAACTCCGACCTCAGCCAAGTCACCGGTATCGCACTCTCGAACCTTTTTAATGCCCTCAACGACAGCCGCCTTGCGAATGTCCTCATCGTTGTCGCCGACCTCGCTGGTAGTCACGCCGAAGGTAGCGAGATGATCAAAGAGGTGATAAAAAACCTCGGCAGTGAAATGCGCCGTGTGTCACTCGACCTTACGCCTGTTAATAACCAATCAAACGAACTGGTAGAGATACTTAAGACTAAACTTATCGAAGTTATGCCTTCTGAGGATGCAATTCGCGAAGTTGCAGATGAATACAAAAAAGTGCTGACCGAAGCTAAACAAATGGGCCTCGTTAATGTCGAGCCAGCCCAGTTTGCATCGCTCATTGTTAAAAACTATCCGTTTCACCCATCGTTCATCGACCTGTATAACCGGTTCAAAGAAAACGAAGGCTTCCAGCAGACGCGCGGCGTTATCCGCCTCGTCCGCAGTATGGTACAGGATATCCACGAAACTAAAGCAAACTTACAACTTATTTCACCGCAAGATATCAACCTGTCGAACCAACGTCTCCGTACCGAAATAGAGCAGCTCAATCCGTCGCTGGCTCCTGCTACTCGTCACGACATCCACAACCTCGACGGCAACTCGGTTGCGCAGCTCAACAGTGCCAAGCGCGGTGATGTGCTTGTCGAAGACGTCGCCCGACTACTCCTCGTATCGTCACTTTCGTCTGTCCCAAACGGCCTCAAAGGGTTAAATGAAACCGAGATTACGGCAATTATCGCCCGTCCAGGCGTCAAGGTCACAGACATCCGCTCGGCACGCGAGCAGCTATACGGCGAAGCCTGGTACCTCGCGACCGACAAAGACAACCGCCTGTTCTTCCAGCAAAACCAAAACTTGAACGCCCAGCTCAAAGCATTGGTCGAGAGTTACGACGAAGAAAGCGCCCGCAAAGAAGTGCGCGCTTACCTAGAGAGTGAGCTCAAACCGACCGTTGGCGACTTGTATCAAAAAGTCCAGGTCTTCCCCGGTATCGAAGAGTTCGATATCAATGCCAAGCAAGTGACGCTCATCGTCACCGAGCCAAGCCACTTCGAAGAAGGCTTGTCGCACGAAGTCCGCCAGTATTGGAGCGAACACTCATACAAAAACCGCTTTTTGTTCATGAGTGGCGAACGTCAAACGTGGGATAGCCTGATCGAAGCCTTCAAGGAACTAAAAGCCGTCAACACTGTCATCAGTGTCATGATCGACGAGCGCGCCTCCGAAAGCGACCCGCAGTACAAAAAAGCCATCGACAAACGCGACAAAACCTACATCCAAATCACCTCGGCAGTCCGTGAAACATTCATCACGCTGTACTTCCCTCGGGGCGACAACAGCGGCGATCGGCTCGACAAAACCGAGATATCATTCCAGTTCACCGGTAACAACTTTGACGCCGAAAAGCAGATCCGTGCCGCACTCATAGAAGAACGCAAATTCAGCACGTCACAAGATATCGAGAGTGCCAGCTTCCGCGACAAGGTAGAAGAGCGCCTGTTTGGCTCACAGCAAAAAGAAATCAACTGGAACGACCTACTCAACAATGCAGCGGCCAACTGTTCGTGGTCGTGGCACCTCACCGAGCAACCCAAATTCCGGGGCTCGCTACATCCAACTGTTTTAACCGCATCGCACCCATATCTACATCTGCAGGCGCAAGCAGCAGCGTCCACGCCTAGCTGTGAGTTAGTTGAAGTAGTAATCTTTGAACCGTAG
- a CDS encoding adenylyltransferase/cytidyltransferase family protein produces MILKYEDLAKIRAKHRGEKIVLTSGTFDLFHVGHLSYLEQVKQYGDVVVVLLSGDSRVKGRKGSSRPIIPEVDRARILDSLKIVDYVIVDNSELNPNVTDYNHHEILRKLQPDYYVTDGPDPRFVDLMDKSKFIILERTQLDTSTTSIIEQIQAL; encoded by the coding sequence ATGATATTAAAATACGAAGATTTAGCAAAAATACGCGCCAAGCACCGTGGTGAGAAAATTGTTCTCACCAGCGGTACGTTTGATTTGTTTCATGTTGGCCATTTGAGTTATCTTGAGCAAGTGAAGCAGTACGGCGATGTGGTGGTTGTTCTACTCAGCGGTGACAGTAGAGTTAAGGGCAGAAAAGGATCAAGCCGACCAATCATTCCTGAAGTAGACAGGGCGCGCATATTGGATAGTCTCAAGATAGTTGACTATGTTATTGTGGACAATTCAGAGTTAAACCCGAACGTAACTGATTATAATCACCACGAGATCCTCCGGAAACTACAGCCAGACTATTATGTGACTGATGGCCCAGACCCTAGATTCGTCGATTTAATGGACAAGTCTAAATTCATCATTTTAGAGCGAACGCAGCTAGACACCTCGACCACTTCTATCATTGAGCAAATACAAGCGCTCTAG
- a CDS encoding CapA family protein, translated as MKQLGRKKIYLLLVLVAVALGLGSLYAWDQSHKVETVITATQKTQLKPPEPSGVLRFAAMGDMLAHDSVIAQAKRGETYDFKPYFAGIRPLYESADAVFCNAEGLTTGAQFGVSGYPSFNAPTEFARDLVEGAGCNVIGLANNHMNDKGQTAIDANVAVWENLHLLAFSGANRSPEEQAKVQYFTKNGVKVGFVAFADYSNNKNLTSYGVNIYHNTDLVKRLLSEARANADAVIVSAHWGTEDANVVNADQTAAAQLLADSGADVVIGTGPHVLQPVKIVAAADGRKTLVWYSIGNMLSSQLKANELTGVIAGFTLTQKKDGGVLVSSPTAQITFMSYDWAAADKTAQLLETRSNLQLRTLRDSGDTSVNMFGSQYTQAERESYVRSTLGTEAAVVITP; from the coding sequence ATGAAGCAACTTGGCCGCAAAAAAATATACCTTTTGCTGGTTCTAGTGGCTGTAGCGTTAGGTTTAGGTTCTCTCTACGCTTGGGATCAATCTCATAAAGTTGAAACAGTTATAACTGCGACACAAAAAACACAGCTAAAACCGCCCGAACCGAGTGGTGTGCTGAGGTTTGCGGCAATGGGAGATATGCTAGCACATGATAGTGTGATCGCGCAGGCGAAACGTGGTGAGACATATGACTTTAAGCCGTATTTTGCAGGCATTCGTCCGTTGTATGAAAGTGCCGACGCTGTTTTTTGTAATGCCGAGGGTTTGACAACTGGCGCGCAATTTGGCGTGAGTGGCTACCCTTCTTTCAACGCGCCGACAGAATTTGCTCGTGACCTTGTCGAGGGCGCGGGTTGCAACGTGATTGGGCTGGCCAACAACCACATGAATGACAAGGGCCAAACGGCTATTGATGCCAACGTAGCGGTGTGGGAAAATTTGCATTTGTTGGCTTTCAGCGGCGCAAACCGTTCGCCAGAAGAACAGGCCAAAGTGCAGTATTTTACTAAAAATGGTGTCAAAGTTGGGTTTGTGGCGTTTGCTGACTATAGCAATAACAAAAACCTTACTTCCTATGGGGTAAATATTTACCATAATACCGATCTGGTCAAACGTTTGCTCAGCGAAGCCCGAGCAAATGCCGACGCAGTGATTGTGTCAGCACATTGGGGGACGGAAGATGCAAATGTGGTAAACGCTGACCAGACAGCCGCGGCGCAACTGCTTGCTGATAGCGGTGCCGATGTGGTCATAGGGACTGGTCCTCATGTGCTACAGCCTGTAAAAATAGTTGCCGCAGCGGATGGACGCAAAACACTTGTGTGGTATAGCATAGGCAATATGCTTTCATCACAACTGAAGGCTAACGAGCTAACTGGCGTGATTGCAGGTTTCACACTCACGCAAAAAAAGGATGGCGGTGTGCTTGTGTCTTCTCCAACTGCACAGATTACGTTTATGAGCTACGATTGGGCAGCGGCAGACAAAACGGCTCAGCTGCTTGAGACGCGGTCAAATTTGCAACTTCGTACGCTCAGAGATAGTGGAGATACGTCCGTGAATATGTTCGGTTCGCAGTATACGCAGGCCGAACGGGAGAGTTATGTACGATCTACGCTAGGAACTGAAGCGGCTGTTGTCATTACGCCATAG
- a CDS encoding M15 family metallopeptidase, with the protein MKKQTWAVVLLTLVALVLGGLTVISAPTTKKQPEQAKTAAAPSPVKPTSVKILIPGEAPFDALHEDYNTPSSLWVLVSKAHPLADPNYVPANLSVPDVKTRSDKSVAEQSLRSDIEPSVKNLFSAASTAGHDIMLASGFRSYALQQTYFSNYSRLYGEESANKFSAKPGQSEHQTGLAFDISLSSRVCYLEICFGDTEAGKWLAAHSYEYGFILRYPADKTAITQYQYEPWHFRYVGYDLASALHKNNLTLDEAYPYLQTALSELNKTNTAP; encoded by the coding sequence ATGAAGAAACAGACCTGGGCAGTAGTACTACTTACTTTGGTAGCCCTTGTACTGGGTGGGTTAACGGTCATATCAGCACCAACTACAAAGAAGCAGCCAGAGCAGGCAAAAACTGCCGCTGCGCCATCCCCTGTAAAACCCACATCTGTCAAAATACTCATCCCGGGTGAAGCTCCTTTCGACGCACTCCACGAAGACTACAACACACCGAGCAGCCTTTGGGTGCTCGTAAGCAAGGCGCATCCCCTCGCCGACCCCAACTACGTTCCAGCAAACTTAAGTGTTCCAGATGTTAAAACTCGTAGCGACAAATCTGTAGCAGAGCAGTCACTGCGCTCAGATATTGAGCCCTCGGTAAAAAACCTCTTTTCTGCAGCTAGTACAGCCGGACACGACATTATGCTTGCCAGTGGCTTCCGTTCGTATGCTCTGCAACAAACATACTTTTCAAATTACTCTCGTCTTTACGGTGAAGAGTCCGCAAACAAGTTCAGCGCTAAACCAGGGCAAAGCGAACACCAGACAGGGCTTGCTTTTGATATAAGCCTTTCCTCGCGCGTCTGCTACCTCGAAATCTGCTTTGGCGACACCGAAGCAGGCAAATGGCTAGCCGCTCACTCCTATGAGTACGGTTTCATCTTGCGCTACCCGGCAGATAAAACTGCGATTACGCAGTACCAATACGAACCATGGCATTTTCGCTATGTCGGTTATGACCTCGCTAGCGCTCTACATAAAAACAACCTGACACTGGACGAAGCCTATCCCTACCTCCAAACAGCCTTAAGTGAACTAAATAAAACTAACACTGCCCCCTAA
- a CDS encoding alpha/beta hydrolase has product MTNKTSAADYIEPLHINGMRGRMMFLPARHKNARNILVIYGHHSSLERWWGLSQNFNIYGAVTVPDLPGFGGMDSFYTIGKPATLDNYADYMAAFIKMRYRRKKVSIVGISFGFLVATRMLQRYPELASKVEVLVSAMGFMHRDNFKFSPARYRFYKYLAEVVSIPPFPIIFRHTALSERVLRAAYARTNNAKHKFKQANNNPDIFNAMMDVEVTLWHKNDVRTHMRTTVEMLTVNNCEKNIDLPVWHVFTPHDNYFDNEVIEQQMRVVFADFFPASLQSKTHAPSVIATKKEAAAFIPRELRSALRQSASKEKKRA; this is encoded by the coding sequence ATGACAAACAAAACGTCTGCAGCTGACTACATTGAGCCGTTGCATATAAACGGTATGCGCGGCAGAATGATGTTTTTACCGGCTCGTCATAAAAATGCGCGTAATATTTTGGTTATTTATGGCCATCATTCTTCGCTCGAGCGCTGGTGGGGACTGTCGCAAAATTTTAATATCTACGGAGCAGTGACCGTCCCCGATCTACCTGGGTTTGGTGGCATGGACAGCTTTTATACTATCGGCAAGCCGGCGACACTAGATAATTATGCCGACTATATGGCTGCGTTTATCAAGATGCGGTACAGACGGAAAAAAGTTAGCATTGTCGGCATCTCATTCGGATTCTTAGTCGCCACCCGAATGCTGCAGCGGTATCCAGAACTAGCAAGTAAAGTGGAAGTGCTTGTTAGCGCTATGGGATTTATGCATCGGGATAATTTCAAGTTTTCTCCGGCACGATATAGATTTTATAAATATCTTGCAGAAGTTGTTTCAATTCCGCCATTTCCGATTATTTTTAGACACACTGCTCTAAGCGAACGGGTGCTTCGTGCCGCTTATGCACGGACGAATAACGCAAAGCATAAGTTTAAACAGGCAAATAATAACCCCGATATATTTAACGCCATGATGGACGTAGAAGTTACCCTATGGCACAAGAACGATGTCAGGACGCATATGCGGACGACTGTAGAAATGCTGACTGTCAACAACTGTGAGAAAAATATTGATTTACCTGTCTGGCATGTGTTTACGCCACATGATAACTATTTTGACAATGAAGTTATAGAACAGCAAATGCGCGTGGTATTTGCAGACTTCTTTCCCGCCTCTTTACAGTCAAAGACGCACGCCCCTAGTGTTATTGCCACTAAGAAGGAGGCCGCTGCCTTCATTCCAAGAGAGCTAAGAAGTGCATTAAGGCAGTCAGCTAGTAAAGAGAAAAAACGTGCGTAA